A window from Variovorax sp. PBL-E5 encodes these proteins:
- a CDS encoding type II toxin-antitoxin system HipA family toxin, translating into MAELIAATQAIEEGRPVAAHLLEQLDPGTSMGGARPKATIEDAQSLWLGKFPARDDRFNLQRVEFATLDLARRCGLNVTQARLQSVGGSDVLMLQRFDRNHTDKGYLRFGLVSGLTVLDCGDSHLDRERWSYPLLADNLRRWSDKPEADCAELFRRMVFNAAVTNNDDHPRNHALLRRQKGWRLSPAYDLVPAPVVNLERRDLALTIGDYGRTASIYNLLSQAGRFGLTAEEARGQIDRLVDVVRHWRDGFFACGVSTKDIDYIAPAMLPECFFFERQPDA; encoded by the coding sequence TTGGCCGAGCTGATCGCGGCCACACAGGCGATCGAAGAGGGGCGCCCGGTGGCCGCCCATCTGCTCGAACAGCTCGATCCTGGCACCAGCATGGGTGGTGCGCGGCCGAAGGCCACGATCGAGGACGCGCAAAGTCTCTGGCTCGGCAAGTTTCCCGCTAGAGATGACCGCTTCAATCTGCAGCGAGTCGAATTTGCGACGCTCGACTTGGCTCGGAGATGCGGCCTGAACGTCACACAGGCGCGGCTCCAGTCCGTTGGCGGGAGCGATGTGCTGATGTTGCAGCGCTTCGACCGCAACCATACCGACAAGGGCTACCTTCGCTTCGGCCTTGTCAGCGGCTTGACCGTGCTTGACTGTGGTGACAGCCACCTGGACCGCGAGCGCTGGTCCTACCCGCTGCTGGCCGACAACTTGCGCCGATGGTCCGACAAGCCGGAAGCTGACTGCGCCGAATTATTCAGGCGGATGGTCTTCAATGCCGCCGTGACCAACAACGATGATCATCCACGCAACCACGCTCTGCTACGCAGGCAGAAGGGATGGCGGCTGTCTCCGGCCTACGACCTCGTGCCCGCACCTGTGGTCAACCTGGAGAGGCGAGACCTGGCGTTGACCATCGGCGACTACGGTCGCACGGCCAGCATCTACAACCTCCTGTCGCAAGCGGGGCGTTTCGGTTTGACTGCGGAAGAGGCGCGCGGGCAGATCGATCGACTCGTCGATGTTGTCCGGCATTGGCGCGACGGCTTCTTTGCCTGCGGCGTGTCGACCAAGGACATCGACTACATCGCTCCAGCCATGCTGCCTGAGTGCTTCTTTTTCGAAAGGCAACCCGATGCATAA
- a CDS encoding P-loop NTPase fold protein — protein MWNDVEVKIDLLNFSHVAKAAAQLIQEAGSEPLIIGVSGNWGAGKSSLVKRVAPQVGEGTQYALGEGTEAPRHDGRRSGQGGHHV, from the coding sequence ATGTGGAACGACGTCGAGGTCAAAATTGACTTGCTTAATTTTTCACATGTGGCGAAGGCGGCCGCGCAACTGATCCAGGAGGCTGGCAGCGAGCCGCTGATCATCGGCGTTTCCGGAAACTGGGGAGCCGGAAAATCGTCGTTGGTGAAGCGAGTCGCGCCACAGGTCGGCGAGGGTACGCAGTACGCCCTTGGGGAGGGAACTGAGGCGCCTAGACATGATGGCCGCCGATCCGGGCAAGGCGGCCATCATGTCTAG
- a CDS encoding chloride channel protein → MTHPHRGDFALNARLLRITAMAAVIGALSTAAAYVLLDLIRFFNNLFFFQTFSIADRSPADNTLGAWVIVVPVIGGLIVGVMARYGSDKIRGHGIPEAIEAILFGKSKMSPKVALLKPISSGIVIGSGGPFGAEGPIIMTGGAIGSLIAQYFHLTSAERKALLVAGATAGMTAVFGTPVAAVLLAVELLLFELRPRSLLPVAVACAVAGFCRPLLMAPGPLFPLQTAVPGPLAMMSCVIAGLLCGALAAALSASLYKVEDLFGKLPLHWMWWPAIGGVAVGIGGYLEPRALGVGYDVIGDLLHNHLAIGVVLALLAVKAVIWVIALGSGTSGGVLAPLLMMGAGVGVALSRVLPGNDPMLWPMVCMAATLAGVMRAPLTATIFAFGLTNDSNALLPLIATSAVAYGFTVLTMRRSILTEKIARRGYHIYREYGIDPLERHFVEEVMTREVRTLDAGMPVDEAIATYFGSGQLHRAFPVLRDGALIGMVDRTALASHSARVPAATVGDACGDAEPLVALAAESCRTVATRLARHRLERLPVVKDTESLTLVGIVARSDLIKPSLVHFDDEEKRERMRGMPWQSQSEQP, encoded by the coding sequence ATGACGCATCCCCATCGCGGCGACTTCGCCCTCAATGCACGCCTGCTGCGCATCACGGCCATGGCCGCCGTGATCGGTGCGCTCAGCACCGCGGCAGCCTACGTGCTGCTGGACCTCATCCGCTTCTTCAACAACCTGTTCTTCTTCCAGACCTTCTCGATCGCCGACCGCTCGCCGGCCGACAACACGCTCGGCGCCTGGGTCATCGTGGTCCCGGTCATCGGCGGCCTGATCGTCGGCGTGATGGCGCGCTACGGCTCGGACAAGATCCGCGGGCACGGCATTCCCGAGGCGATCGAAGCCATCCTCTTCGGCAAGAGCAAGATGTCGCCGAAGGTCGCGCTGCTCAAGCCGATCTCGTCAGGCATCGTGATCGGCAGCGGCGGCCCGTTCGGCGCCGAAGGGCCGATCATCATGACCGGCGGCGCCATCGGCTCGCTGATCGCGCAGTACTTCCACCTCACCTCGGCCGAGCGCAAGGCGCTGCTGGTGGCCGGCGCGACGGCCGGAATGACGGCGGTCTTCGGCACGCCGGTCGCGGCGGTGCTGCTGGCGGTCGAGCTGCTGCTTTTCGAGCTGCGTCCGCGCAGCCTGCTGCCGGTCGCCGTGGCCTGTGCGGTCGCGGGCTTCTGCCGGCCCCTGCTCATGGCGCCGGGGCCGCTGTTCCCGCTGCAGACCGCGGTACCCGGTCCGCTCGCCATGATGTCGTGCGTGATCGCCGGCCTGTTGTGCGGCGCGCTGGCGGCGGCGCTGTCGGCTTCGCTCTACAAGGTCGAGGACCTGTTCGGCAAGCTGCCGCTGCACTGGATGTGGTGGCCGGCCATCGGCGGCGTGGCGGTGGGCATCGGTGGCTACCTGGAGCCGCGCGCGCTCGGCGTCGGCTATGACGTGATCGGCGACCTGCTGCACAACCACCTGGCCATCGGCGTGGTGCTGGCGCTGCTGGCGGTGAAGGCGGTGATCTGGGTCATCGCGCTGGGCTCCGGCACCTCGGGCGGCGTGCTGGCGCCGCTCTTGATGATGGGCGCCGGCGTCGGCGTGGCACTGAGCCGGGTGCTGCCCGGCAACGATCCGATGCTGTGGCCCATGGTGTGCATGGCCGCCACCCTGGCCGGCGTCATGCGTGCACCGCTGACGGCGACCATCTTCGCCTTCGGGCTCACCAACGACAGCAATGCGCTGCTGCCCCTGATCGCCACCTCGGCCGTGGCCTATGGCTTCACCGTGCTGACCATGCGCCGCTCGATCCTGACCGAGAAGATCGCGCGCCGCGGCTATCACATCTACCGCGAGTACGGCATCGATCCATTGGAGCGCCACTTCGTCGAGGAAGTGATGACGCGCGAGGTCCGGACCCTCGACGCCGGCATGCCGGTGGACGAGGCGATCGCCACCTACTTCGGATCGGGCCAGCTGCACCGCGCCTTCCCGGTGCTGCGCGACGGTGCGCTGATCGGCATGGTCGACCGCACCGCGCTCGCGTCCCACAGCGCCCGGGTGCCGGCCGCGACGGTGGGTGACGCGTGCGGCGACGCCGAGCCGCTGGTGGCGCTGGCCGCCGAAAGCTGCCGCACCGTGGCGACGCGGCTGGCGCGCCATCGGCTGGAGCGGCTGCCGGTCGTGAAGGACACGGAGTCGCTGACGCTGGTGGGTATCGTCGCGCGCAGCGACCTGATCAAGCCTTCGCTGGTGCACTTCGACGATGAAGAAAAGCGCGAGCGCATGCGGGGCATGCCCTGGCAGTCGCAGTCGGAGCAGCCCTAG
- a CDS encoding MarR family winged helix-turn-helix transcriptional regulator encodes MSRRDINGTPCCCACLPVNARTLAKKDFESLSEFRYQMRRFERFSERAAQGEGITPQQYLLLLHIKGFPGRKWATVGELADRLQMQAHGAVALVTRCETLNLVERRPSEIDRRQVEVHLLDQGEQVLHRLADLHRAELKSLKGVFQIPQIDYPPSP; translated from the coding sequence ATGTCACGTCGTGATATAAACGGAACCCCCTGTTGCTGTGCCTGCCTGCCTGTGAATGCGCGAACACTTGCCAAGAAAGACTTCGAATCGCTGTCCGAATTCCGCTACCAGATGCGCCGCTTCGAGCGCTTCTCCGAGCGGGCGGCACAGGGCGAAGGCATCACGCCGCAGCAATACCTGCTGCTGCTCCACATCAAGGGATTTCCCGGCCGCAAGTGGGCGACCGTCGGCGAGCTCGCCGACCGCCTGCAGATGCAGGCGCATGGTGCGGTGGCGCTGGTCACGCGCTGCGAGACGCTGAACCTCGTCGAACGCCGGCCCAGCGAGATCGATCGCCGGCAGGTCGAGGTGCACCTCCTCGACCAGGGCGAGCAGGTGCTGCACCGGCTGGCCGACCTGCACCGCGCCGAACTCAAATCGCTGAAAGGCGTGTTCCAGATTCCCCAGATCGACTATCCCCCATCACCATGA
- a CDS encoding hemerythrin domain-containing protein, whose amino-acid sequence MNARTPCATRSSAASAPPLALHLAGQDRLRQQCASLRSLAHRLDEPDAAQERESIRTALNALSQAFQVTLEWHRSDQEVDLFPALLESMAGSDAVCIRQMADDLTAEHRALEARWHRVRAALDAVAEGGNAGMPSAEVDALASLCERHTAFEDAELLPMAERLLSDPELARLAHAMAERREEL is encoded by the coding sequence ATGAACGCCAGGACGCCCTGCGCGACACGGTCGAGCGCCGCCTCGGCGCCGCCGCTGGCGCTGCACCTCGCTGGCCAGGACCGGCTCCGGCAGCAGTGCGCGTCGCTGAGAAGCCTGGCGCACCGCCTGGACGAACCCGATGCAGCGCAAGAGCGCGAGAGCATCCGCACCGCGCTGAACGCACTGAGCCAGGCTTTCCAGGTCACGCTCGAATGGCATCGCTCGGATCAGGAGGTCGATCTCTTTCCCGCGCTGCTCGAATCGATGGCCGGCTCGGACGCGGTCTGCATCCGGCAGATGGCGGACGATCTGACGGCCGAGCACCGCGCGCTCGAAGCACGGTGGCATCGGGTGCGCGCGGCGCTCGACGCCGTCGCCGAGGGCGGGAATGCCGGGATGCCGTCGGCGGAGGTCGACGCGCTGGCATCGCTGTGCGAGCGCCACACCGCGTTCGAGGATGCCGAGCTGCTGCCGATGGCCGAGCGCCTGCTGAGCGATCCTGAACTGGCGCGCCTCGCGCACGCGATGGCCGAACGCCGCGAGGAGCTGTAG
- a CDS encoding CBS domain-containing protein produces the protein MFAREIMTSPVITVSPLTPVSDITALMRERHISGVPVLDADQLVGIVSESDLLHRYEAEADRCAPRPWWSRLIQRSAPPLRYVRSHGTRAADIMTCGTVSVTEDTPLAQIALLLTTRQLRRVPVLRGKRLVGIVTSADLVAALLAHSEKQPDCPHCDEEIQARLTAELDQQEWWNPHWSHLSVIDGIVSFHGMIEHEAQRDAARVAAENTPGVRGVVDDRIRAADWQAMA, from the coding sequence ATGTTTGCAAGAGAAATCATGACATCGCCGGTGATCACCGTCTCGCCCCTCACACCGGTGAGCGACATCACGGCCTTGATGCGCGAGCGCCATATCAGCGGCGTGCCCGTGCTGGATGCGGACCAGCTGGTCGGCATCGTGAGCGAATCCGACCTGCTGCATCGCTACGAGGCCGAAGCCGATCGCTGCGCGCCCCGGCCTTGGTGGAGCCGGCTGATCCAGCGCAGCGCGCCGCCGCTGCGCTATGTGCGATCGCACGGGACGCGGGCAGCGGACATCATGACCTGCGGCACGGTGTCGGTGACCGAGGACACGCCGCTGGCGCAGATCGCCCTGCTGCTGACCACGCGCCAGCTGCGCCGCGTGCCGGTGCTGCGCGGCAAGCGGCTGGTCGGGATCGTGACCAGCGCCGACCTTGTCGCGGCATTGCTCGCTCACAGCGAGAAGCAGCCGGACTGCCCGCATTGCGACGAAGAGATCCAGGCCCGCCTGACGGCGGAACTCGACCAGCAGGAGTGGTGGAATCCGCATTGGTCGCACCTGTCGGTCATCGACGGGATCGTGAGCTTCCACGGCATGATCGAGCACGAGGCGCAGCGGGACGCGGCGCGCGTGGCCGCCGAGAACACGCCCGGCGTGCGCGGCGTGGTGGACGACCGCATCCGTGCAGCCGACTGGCAGGCCATGGCCTGA
- a CDS encoding LysR family transcriptional regulator: MDINLAKTFLEIVSSGSFLRAAERLHLTQTAISARVRSLEELLGRTLFVRNRAGATLTPAGERFRRYALILVQAWQQAQHQMQVPPGRQAVLTVGCEVSLWEPLLLNWLLWMRRAAPQLALRTEVGLSEQLLSRVSEGTLDIAVMYAPHQRPGLRIELLIEEKLVMVTTSPGGHAPKADDYVYVDWGQEFAVQHDLAFPDLSGAGVSASLGPLGREYLLAAGGSGYFRLDVVRGHLASGRLHRVPGAPEFLYPAYAVYSESAEAESVGPGLDGLRQVVKPRPAGRRLSAPAARRPGRAARP; encoded by the coding sequence ATGGACATCAACCTCGCGAAGACCTTTCTGGAGATCGTGTCGAGCGGCTCCTTCCTGCGCGCCGCCGAACGTCTTCACCTGACGCAGACGGCCATCAGCGCGCGCGTGCGTTCGCTCGAGGAACTTCTGGGCCGCACGCTGTTCGTGCGCAACCGCGCCGGCGCCACGCTGACGCCGGCCGGTGAGCGCTTCCGGCGCTATGCCTTGATCCTGGTGCAGGCCTGGCAACAGGCCCAGCACCAGATGCAGGTGCCGCCCGGCAGGCAGGCCGTGCTCACGGTGGGTTGCGAAGTGAGCCTCTGGGAGCCCTTGCTGCTCAACTGGCTGCTGTGGATGCGCCGCGCCGCGCCGCAACTGGCGCTGCGCACCGAAGTCGGCCTGTCGGAGCAATTGCTGAGCCGGGTCTCGGAAGGCACGCTCGACATCGCCGTGATGTATGCGCCGCACCAGCGGCCCGGCCTGCGGATCGAGCTGCTGATCGAGGAGAAGCTCGTGATGGTGACGACCTCTCCCGGCGGCCACGCGCCCAAGGCCGACGACTACGTGTATGTGGACTGGGGCCAGGAATTCGCCGTGCAGCACGACCTGGCCTTTCCCGATCTGTCGGGCGCCGGCGTGTCGGCGAGCCTGGGCCCGCTGGGCCGCGAATACCTGCTGGCGGCCGGCGGCTCGGGCTACTTCCGGCTGGACGTCGTGCGCGGCCACCTCGCATCGGGCCGCCTGCACCGCGTGCCGGGCGCACCCGAGTTCCTGTACCCCGCCTACGCCGTCTATTCGGAGAGCGCCGAGGCCGAGAGCGTCGGCCCCGGGCTGGACGGGCTGCGGCAGGTCGTCAAGCCGCGGCCGGCCGGGCGCCGGCTCAGTGCACCTGCTGCGCGACGGCCAGGTCGGGCAGCACGTCCATGA